Genomic segment of Acidobacteriota bacterium:
GGCGTCGTAGATCAGTTTCATCTTCTCGCCGCCGATGTTGATGAGTTGCGAGCTTTCGGGTTGCGACGGGCCAACGCTCAGATGACGTCCGTGCGAAAGCTTGTTGAGCGCGATCAGGTATTTCCCCGCCGGGTGCATCGTGTCGCCTTCGGCAGTGCAAAGGTGGCCGATGTTGTAACTGACCGGAATCTTGTCGGCGACTTCCCAACTGCCGAGTTTCCATTTGGCCACGGCGCTTTCGACAAACAGGCTGGTGTAGGCATACCCATCGGCGTCGAACTGCGTGTGCAGCGGGCCTAATCCGACATTGACTTCGGCATCTTTGACCTTGTCGTAATTCAACACGGGGATGCCGTCTTCGTTGCCGCTGAAGTCTTTGTTTTGAATTGCGGTCAACATCTTCTCGACATTGTAGGCGGTGGTGATGGATTGAAGCTTGCCGCTGCCGATGAAGTATTTGCCGTCGGGGCTGACGTCAACGCCGTGTGGCGATTTGCTGCAGGGGATCAGGTAGATGATGCCCTCGACTTTCTTCGGATCAATCACCTTGACGCCGCCGAGGGTGTCGGCCTTGCCGTCGGCGACTGCTTTTTCGGCGGCTTTCCAGTTGACAGCGGCGATATAGTCGCGGTCTTTCTGCGTCGAAGTCACTTCAAGTTTGCCGATCGCGCGCTCGGTGTTGTATGAAGTCCAGAAAGCCCAACCTTCGCTCGGCCCTTTGCCCGCGTCGCCCAGGTCCCAGTTGAAAGGCGGCGTGAGGACCTGGAAGCCGACGCTCATCTCGCCCGACTGCGGATCAACTTTGATTCCCGAAACCACGCCATTGTATTTGGTGGCGTAGTCTTCAATCGGCGCATAGCTTCCTTTCGGCAGTGGAACTGAAAAACGTGACGCCGCCAAAATGTATTCCGTGTTCGGCGTCGCAAACGAACCGCCGTGAAACCCCGAAACGTTCGGGACGGGGCCGAGAATCTGTTTGGTTTTGAAGTCGCGCAGGTCAATGCGCGCGATGCGGTTGTTGGCGTTGTCGTTGACGAAGAGCCAGCGCCCGTCGTAATCGCCTTTGGTTTCGCTGATCGCCGGGTGATGCACGTCGCCCCAGGTGTAAGCGCCGAGCATCTTCTTCGACTCGGCATCGAAGCCGTAGCCCGTCGCCGGATAAGGCGCGAAGACTGGAATCGTAGAGATGTGGCGCATCGAAGGCACGCCCGCAATATAAACATTGCCGGAGTGCCCGCCCGAATAAAACAAGTAGTATTCGTCGGTGTCGCCGGGGGCGACGTAAGTTGAAGTGGCGGCTTCGGCAGTTCCGCCAACTTCGGCCACGGAAGGCGCGCGCCCGCAATTGACCACCGTCAGCGAGAGGATCAGGGTGAAGAGGACGCCGGCGCCAAACCACGCCAGTTTTGATTTGCCGTATTTTTCAATGTATGCGTTCATAAAAGCTCCTCCTTTTTTGAGGATCATTGTTTAAGCTGAGACTGCGGCTCCAGCTTTCGTTGATAAGCGATCTTCAATAGCCTTATCGCTTCCTGTTTTTCCGCTTCCGCGAGCGGAGTTCTTGTCCCCAGCACGATGCTCATCGTGCCGCTGGGATGGTGTAAAAACTCTTCGAGCGATTTGCCGAAGCGACGCTCGGTATCAACCGCGGCTTCGGATAAATCCGGGCCGAACTTCGCGGCACTGATGCCGAAGGCGCGGATCGAATGACAGGCGATGCAATCCTTCCGGACAAAGAAAGCGCCTTCGCCTGCAAGCCATTGGCGACGCTGCTCCGCTGCCCTGTCAGGCGCGCCAGACGATTTGCCAAAACCCGCTGAGACCAGCGCCAGCAGCGCGATGCTGAGCGCGGCAATAACGACCAACTGCACTGCGTGTGATTTCATAGTGAGTAAATTTCCCTTGTTAGCTTCTCAAATGAAGCAAGCGGCGAGCCGCCCCCACAATTCACTTCTTCGGCTCTGCCTTTTGTTCAGCTTTTGCCGGTTGAGCCTGTTGTTCCTGTTTGCGCTGGTTGGCGATCTTCAACTTCCCGATGACTTCTTGTTTTTCGGCGTCGGTCAATTGAATTTGCGTCGAGAGCACGACGGCCATCGTCCCTGTTGGTGCGCGCAGAAAGTCTTCGAGCGTGCGACCGAAACGGCTCTGCACGTCGGTGACGGCGTCCGAAAGGTCTGGGCCGATCTTGGCCGCCGAATCAATGCCGAGCGAGGTGACCGAATGGCAGATGAAGCAGCCCTTCTTGACGAAGAGCGCGCCCTCGCCTTCCATCATTTGTTTTTCTTTGGCGATTTCTTCCGGCGTTGGGCGATCAACGATCTGCGCGCCGGGAATGAAGCGCGCCGGCAAATCGGTCCGCCTCCAGCTCAGCACCAGCAACGAGAGCGCCTGCGCCTCGCGCGTCGAAAAGTTGAAGTTCGGCATCACGGTGTCGGGCGAGACCGATTTCGGGTTTTGGAAATGCGCCACGTGCCAGGCGAAGGCGGACTTCTTGCCCGCGATGCGCCCGTAGTCGTACTGCTCAGGCGATTTATCGCCTACGTTCGTTAGGTCAGGGCCGATCACGCCCCCTCGCCCGTTGATCTGATGGCAGGCGCGGCAGTTCTTTTCATGAACGAGTTGTTTGGCCAGGTTGATGAAGTCCGCGCCCCTGGTCTCGCGCTCGTAGCGGTGGCAGGCGTTGCAGTTGACCTGCATCATCGCCTTCTTGTCTTTGACCAGGTAAGTGTCGGTCAACCGTTTGCCGAGCAGCGGCTCTTCCCAAAACTCTGCGAAACCGTGCGCTGCATTCTTATCCGTCGCGTAGCCTTGTCCGCCATGGCAGGCCGTGCAGCCGAATTGATTGAGCGGGTGTTTTTCCAGAATTTCTTTCGGGTGCGATTTGAAAGGATTCGGCGCGCTGTCCAGACCCTTCCACTCCAGACCCTGATGGCAGGTCGTGCAGCGGTCAACACGGTTCAGGTCTTTGGCCCAAATCTGCTGCAACCCCTCAGGCAATTGCGCCGCGCGGGCCGCGCCGAACCTCTTCGCCACCAGATCGTGAAATTGCGATTGGTAGCCTTTCCATTCCGGCACGTAGTTGTCCCAGTACAGAAACCCCGTCACCACCAGCACTACCGCGCCGAGCAAAAAAATTTTGAATGCATCTTTGGTGAACACGACTTTCCCTTTTCAAAATTCATCTACGAAGTCACACGAAGAAACACGAAAGAACTTTGAATAACTTTGTCTACCTTCGTGTGGCTTTGTGGATGACGTTCGCTCTTAAAACTTCTTTGGCATCTCCGGCCAGTGCTCCCACGGCCAGTAGAAATGCCAGTACGGCCCGCGCAGGAACGTGCCAACGACGGTCAATACAAGGATGAAGAGCACGACCAGCAGAAAAACGAGGTTCTGCCGCCGCCGCTCCATAGCGAACCAGACGCCGACCGCGCGCACAGACGATTTATCGAAGTACGGCCAAGCAATGGCCGCCGCCACCAGAATACCCGGCACGATGATGCCGCCGATCAAAGCGCCGTTGATCGTAAAGCCGCCGATGCTGAAGGTCGTGATCGTCACCAATTCCTGCAGCCAGAGAAAGTACCACGGCGCTTTTGCCGGATTGGGCGTGATTGCCGGGTTGGCCGCTTCTTCCAGTGGCGCGTGCGCGATCAACGTCAGGATGGAAGCGACCGCCAGCGTCGCCAATGTCACCACCAGCAACCGCCGCGTCAGGTTGGGTGACGATCTGACCGTATGTTTGTCTTCATCCACCAGCGAAGTTTTGACGTGAACCGTCGTCCCACTGGTGATGCCGAGCAGCGAATAAGTTTTGCTGGGGATCGGCACTGCTTCTTCTTTTTTCTGACCCAGCGATTCTTTGTCCACGCAGGCCAGGCCGCCGTCTTTGCGCACGCGCCACATGTGATAAGAAAACAGCACCAGCACCACGAGCGGCAGGAAGAAGCAATGCAGCACGTAGAAGCGAATCAGCGTGTTCTGTTCGATCGTGTTGCCGCCGAGTAGAATGAAGCGCATCCATTCGCCCGCGACCGGCGCGGCTTTGGCAATGTTCGTGCCGACCGTGATCGCCCAATAAGCCAGTTGATCCCACGGCAACAGATAACCCGTGAACGAAAGAAACAGCGTCACCAAAAGCAGAGCCACGCCGACAATCCAATTGAGCGGGCGATTCTGATTGGTCGCCGTGCCGTTTCGGTAAGCGGCGGTCAGAAAGACTCTAACCATGTGCATAAAAACCACTGCCACCATCAGGTGCGCCGAAATGCGATGCAGCCCGCGCAGAAACCAGCCGAATGAAACCGCATACTCAAGGTCTTTCACCGACAGGTAAGCGCGCTCGACCGACGGCACGTACAAAAACATCAACACCGTGCCCGTGACGGTCAGAATCAAAAACAGCATCGCCGAGACCGTGCCCAGCCAAAACGAATAGCCCCACGATAAACTCTCGCGCGAGACTTTGGCCGGAAACCAGTGCAGCAGAAAATTTCTGACCACTGAATCGCCAGCCTCGCGGGCGCTCGCCGGAAGCCACGTCCAGACAGCCTTTTCCCAAATTGATCTTTTCGCTTGCATAAGCTTTCCTTTGAGATTCGTAGTATCGCCCTTCAGGCGGAATGCTCCGGCTGGCGCGGCTTCCGCACGAAGGCGGTACTACGATCTAAACGGTCAGTCTGAAGTTCTGATCCACAACCTGCGCCATATCCACGATGATCTGGCCGTCATCGGGCGAGACTTCGAGCTTGAAGTAATCAAGCGGGCGCGGCGCTGGCCCCGCGTAATTCGTGCCGTCGCCGTAATACTTCGAGCCGTGGCAAGGGCAGTGGAATTCGTATTGCTCTTCAAATTCGCGCTGGCGCGTTTTGACTTTCTTCGGCTGGTTGAGCTTCTGCATCTTCACGGTGCAACCCAGGTGCGTGCAGGCAGCCGAGACGGCGTAGAAGGTGCTGCGCTCCTTAAAGACGAACAGCCGCCTTTCTTCCAGAAATTTGCCGCCTTCGCCGAATTGATCGGGCGTGCCGACTTTGAACTTTTGCGGCTCCTCATACAGCACGTTGGGTTTGAGCGCGCGCAGGTAAGCCAGCGCCTGCCCGGCCAACCCGACCAGTGTCGCGCCCACCCCGAGCCGCGCCAGGAAGGACCGCCGCGAAGTTTTGCGGGCGGGCGCGTCAGCATCTCCGGCCAGTATCTCCGCTTTGATTCTTTCAAGCTTCGCTTGTTCGGACTCGCCCTTTGATTTGAACCTATCGAACCAAGACTTCATGCTCTTCATAGTAGAAGACCTCCATCGTCATCGCGTCCGTCGGGCAGCGAATGGCGCACAATCCGCAACGGATGCACTTCTCATCGTCTTTGAGCATTGCCGAAAGCGGCAGCCCCAACTGACAGCCAGACGCTTCGGCAATTTGATTGACTACGTCCGGCGCCAAATCCAGTTCTTCGACCGGAACCAGCTTCAGGCAGTATTCCGGGCACACGTCGACGCAGCGGTTGCACATCACACAAAGCTGCGGATCGTAGATCGTTTGAATGTGGCAGGAGAGGCAGCGTTCGGCTTGCCGTCGCGCTTCGGCCTCGTCGTAACCGGTTTCGACTTCCGAGATGCCCGTGCGCCGGTCGAGAGAGATGGTCGGCGGCACTGTGCGCTCGCACTTCTCGTAATCCTCGGGCATTCGATAAGTGCGCGTCGGCAGCCGCTCAATGTCCAGATTGAAGACCTGCGCTCGCGCGTCGAAACCACGCAGGTAGTCGTCAATCGAGAGCGCCGCGCGTTTGCCGTTAGCCACGGCTTCGATCAAGTTGCGCGGCCCGAAAGCCACGTCGCCGCCCGCGAACAAGCCTGGAGCGGAAGTCGCGAGCGTCGCGGGATCAACCTGAATCGTACCCTGCGGCGTCAATTCGACTTTGTCTTCGGACTTGAGGAATGACAGGTCGGCTTGTTGGCCGATGGCCAGGATGACAGAGTCGGCGGCAAAAGTTTCGCTGAAGTCGAGATCGTATTCGGGATTAAAACGCCCGTTTTCATCGTAGGTGCGTTTGACGCCGATGAATTCAACCCCGGTGAGTTTGCCATTGCCGCCTACGAAACGTTTCGCGCCGCGTTGCGGGTGGAATTTGACGCCTTCTTTCTTCGCCTCTTCGAACTCTTCCTTGCCTTGCGTGGTGCGCATGACGGGCATTTCCTCGAAGGATTCCAGGCTGGCCATATGGACTTCGGTCGCGCCCGCGCGCAAGGCGGCGCGCGCCACGTCAATCGCGGTGTGAACTTCCCCGGCAGGAGCCTCGCCGTTTTGCTCCTCAAGCCCAGCGCGCAAAGCCATGCGCGCCGCGTCGAAGGCGACGAAGCCTCCGCCAATGACCAGAACCTTCTTGCCCAGATTGACGCGGTAGCCGTTGTTGATGTTGATGAGGTAATCAACCGCTTTGATGACGCCGTCCAGATCAGCGCCTTCGATTTTCATCTCGCGGCCTTTCTGCACGCCGACGCTCAGGAAAATGGCCTCGTAACCTTGGGCGCGAAGCTCGGCTACGCCGAAGTCTTCGGTCACCGGCGAGCGGTAGCGGATTTCCACGCCGAGCTGTTCGATCTTCTCCACCTCTTTATCAATCACGGCGCGCGGCAGACGGAATTCGGGAATGCCGTGAACCATCATCCCGCCCGCTTGTTCCGACGCCTCGAAGATTGTGACCTTGTAGCCCATTAGCGCCAGATCGTGCGCGGCGGCTAGTCCCGCTGGGCCCGCCCCTATGACGGCGACCTTTTGTCCGCGCGCGACGTACTTGCGGCTGGCTTGCAAAATGGGCAGATGGCCGCGCACTTTATTGCCGGCGTCGCTGAAGGCCTCGCGCAATTTGTCCTGCGCGTCCGGCTCCATTGACTCGACGCCGTAACGTTCGGCAACAAAGCGCTTCAAGGCGCGAATGCTGACCGGCTCGTCAATCTTTCCGCGACGGCAACTGTCTTCGCATGGCGCGGCGCACACGCGGCCACAGATTGAAGCCAGCGGGTTCGGCGAGCGGGCCGTCAGGTAGGCGTCTTCATACTTCCCTTGCGCGATCAACTGCACGTAGCGCCCGGCATCCGTATGCACGGGACAGGCCGCCTGGCAGGGGATCATTCCTTTCCAGAATTCAACATCTGGAATGATGGTTTTGTACTTGAAGGCACTCATTACCGAGTTCCTAATTGTTTATATAGGTTGAATACTATTGGCGGATTTACCGATCCTTTCATCGAGAAGCAATCAACGATCCAGAAGAGCGGTGATCTGTTCACGATTTATTATCGAGGCAAATATAGATTTGCAGGTGTGGCAGGTAGATGACTTATGTCACAGTTGATAAAGTAAATTGTCGTGATTGTGCGCCGTAATTTACTGAGAGTGTATCCAGGCCAGAGATTGCAATTGCTGAGTTGTGCGCAATGCTCCGCATTCGCAGGTAATAATTCCCCAGTCCGCGGAAGTCGTTATTCAAATACGAAAGCGGCGATTGCTGACAAGTCAATCGTCGCTTTTTGTGCGGGTTTCTGCAATTTGATAAGCCCAGCCACTGAAGCGCAAATCGCCCGGCCAAGGTTGGGCGAATCACAAGCATCGCAATCCATTGGCCTGTGGCTGGGCAAAGTTAAACGTCAGTGCCCGAAGCATTGATGATGACTGGCCACCGTTTGCCAATCAGATTTCGCCTCGCCTTCCATCTGCACAGCGCGCGGGAAAAGAATGTTGTTTTCCAAATGAATGTGCTGGTGCAGGTCGGCTTCCAGTTCCGCCAGGGCTTGATACAGCGTTTGATAGCTGATGCAGGCATCCGGCGGAGGCAGGTAATTTCCGCTGATCTGCCGCAATTCGCGCAGCAAATCTCCGGCGGTATCGTGCTCGGTTGCCATCATCCGAACTGGGTTTTGCACTGTGCCAAAGAACGGCGGAGGAATTTCCCGGTGATTTGTGACCGCTTCTTCCATCCGCGCGATGTAAGGGAACAACACCTGTTCTTCGCGGAGCATGTGCGGAATCAAGTCTTGCTTCAGTTGGGAAAAAATTTCGCGCAACGAGTCAAGCTCCGGGTGATTCTGCGCATGGCGCGAACATACTTTGTCCAACAGCCTTTCCAGACGGATCAATTCCTGTTTCGTGAAAAAGTGGTGTGTATCAACGATATGGGCGGACAAATCCGTCAAAGATTTTGTTTGCCAATCGGCCGCGGCGCTCTCTTTCGACTGTGTGGCGGATTCCAGTTCGCTGACCACTTGTTCGATTGGAACATGAACGCGATCGCAGGCATCGGCCAGCGTTTTGCCGCCGCCACAGCAATAATCAATGCCGAGTTGTTCGAATATCCGGGTTGCGCCGGGGATGCCGACCGCCAAATCCCGAACCGTGTTGGTAACGCTTACGGTCATAAAAACTTCTCCTTGCTTTGCCAAAGTTGATGTTTTCGAGTGCAATGGGACTGTAGCCCTCGGCTCAGGCGAAAGCAGTGACTTAAGTCATCGCTGCCAATTTTTCTGCGTGGTTTGATAAAAGTGAGGAAGTGAGGGGGTCTTATGAGTCTTCGTTCAAAACTGAAACTGCCCAAGGAACATGGCGCTTGGGCTATGGTGTATGTCCCCTTTGTGCTGGGAGTTGCCGTTGCCGGAACTGTCAATCTGGCCGTGTTGTTGCTGCTGCTGGCGACGTCGGCGCTGTTTATTTCCCGCGAATCGCTGCTGGTTTGGTGGCGGGCGCGAAAACGCGGGCGGCAGACCCAATCCGCCACTGATTCACAACGGTTGTTATTGATCTATTTAACGGTTGCGGCGTTGACCGGATTGCCATTGATGCTGGTCTATAAATTTTACGGATTGCTGCTATTTGGCTTGCTGGCCGCAGCCATGCTGGTCCTCAACGGGTGGAAGGCAACTGATTTTGAAGATCGCACGGTTCAAAGCGAACTGTTGGCAATTGCCGGAATGACGATGACAGCTCCGGCGGCATATTACGTTGCCAGCGGGCAGTGGGGACCAAAGACTTTTTGGCTGTGGGCGTTGAGCGCTGCATATTTCGCCAGCAGCGTTTTTTATGTGAAGCTCCGCGTCACCGGATTGCACGCCAAACATCCGGACGACAAACAGCGCGCTCGCTGGCAATGCGTCACCTATCATGGCTTTTTGCTGGTATCGTTGCTGGCGCTGGCCATCACGCAAAGCTTGTCTCTGTTTTCCCTGATTGCATTTGCTCCGGTGCTGGCGCGCACCGCCTGGAGTCTTGGTAAACCCTCCAATCAGCTCAACCTGAAGCAAATCGGCATTGCTGAAATTATTTATTCGCTGATCTTTCTGGTCTTCACCGTGGTGACGTTGCGCGTCTCTTGAATTCCGGCTCAGTCAGGCGCGAGAATGCCGGGCCATGACCACCGACAAAGTCTCCGCATTGCGCCGCACATTGTTATTTGCCGAACTTGACGAGCCGGGTTTGATCTCTCTGGCTGGTCGCGCGGTCGAGCGCCGCTTAAAACGCGGGGAAATTTTGTTTATGGCGGGCGACGACGCGGCGGGGCTGTTTGTGGTCGTCGAGGGCGCGTTGCGCGCATATCGCGAAGGCGTGGACGGTCGAGAACAAATCATTCACGTGGAACGCGCCGGGGCGACGATCGCCGAATTGCCTGTCTTTGATGACAAACCTTATCCTTCCACCGTGGCCGCGGAAGAAGATTCCGCCGTGCTGTTCATTTCCAAAGCCGATGTGAAATCGTTGTGTCTGACTCATCCCAAAATTGCTCTGACGGCGGTCAAGTTGCTGGCGGGCCGGTTACGGAAATGCGCCGAACTGGTCGAAGCCTTGTCGCTGCGCGAAGTGGATCAGCGATTGGCGCGTTGGTTATTGGCCGAAGCTCGCTCGCGGGGCCAGCGCTTTCCCGACCGGCTGGAATTGAATCTGGTTTTGACCAATCAACAAATCGCTGCTCATATTGGTTCCGTTCGTGAAGTCGTTTCGCGGGCGCTGGCCAGATTGCAACAGAACGGTTTGATTGAAGTGGATGGCCGTCACATCCGAATCGCGGATGAAACGGCGTTGGCTGTTTTTTCCCAAACTTGACCCGTTCAGAAATTTTCTGCGGGCTTAAACCATCAATAGGAGAAGAAGAATTATGGCAAAACAGAATTTACATAAAACCCGAATTGATTTGGATTCCGAAACCCGTGAACAATTGATCGCGCTGCTCAATCAGCAACTGGCCGACACATTTGACCTTTACAGCCAGACCAAACAGGCGCATTGGAACGTGAAAGGTGCGCAGTTTTTCCAATTGCACGAACTGTTCGACAAACTGGCAACGGACTTGCTGCCGC
This window contains:
- the ric gene encoding iron-sulfur cluster repair di-iron protein encodes the protein MTVSVTNTVRDLAVGIPGATRIFEQLGIDYCCGGGKTLADACDRVHVPIEQVVSELESATQSKESAAADWQTKSLTDLSAHIVDTHHFFTKQELIRLERLLDKVCSRHAQNHPELDSLREIFSQLKQDLIPHMLREEQVLFPYIARMEEAVTNHREIPPPFFGTVQNPVRMMATEHDTAGDLLRELRQISGNYLPPPDACISYQTLYQALAELEADLHQHIHLENNILFPRAVQMEGEAKSDWQTVASHHQCFGH
- a CDS encoding cytochrome b N-terminal domain-containing protein, with product MQAKRSIWEKAVWTWLPASAREAGDSVVRNFLLHWFPAKVSRESLSWGYSFWLGTVSAMLFLILTVTGTVLMFLYVPSVERAYLSVKDLEYAVSFGWFLRGLHRISAHLMVAVVFMHMVRVFLTAAYRNGTATNQNRPLNWIVGVALLLVTLFLSFTGYLLPWDQLAYWAITVGTNIAKAAPVAGEWMRFILLGGNTIEQNTLIRFYVLHCFFLPLVVLVLFSYHMWRVRKDGGLACVDKESLGQKKEEAVPIPSKTYSLLGITSGTTVHVKTSLVDEDKHTVRSSPNLTRRLLVVTLATLAVASILTLIAHAPLEEAANPAITPNPAKAPWYFLWLQELVTITTFSIGGFTINGALIGGIIVPGILVAAAIAWPYFDKSSVRAVGVWFAMERRRQNLVFLLVVLFILVLTVVGTFLRGPYWHFYWPWEHWPEMPKKF
- a CDS encoding ubiquinol-cytochrome c reductase iron-sulfur subunit; its protein translation is MKSWFDRFKSKGESEQAKLERIKAEILAGDADAPARKTSRRSFLARLGVGATLVGLAGQALAYLRALKPNVLYEEPQKFKVGTPDQFGEGGKFLEERRLFVFKERSTFYAVSAACTHLGCTVKMQKLNQPKKVKTRQREFEEQYEFHCPCHGSKYYGDGTNYAGPAPRPLDYFKLEVSPDDGQIIVDMAQVVDQNFRLTV
- the nosZ gene encoding Sec-dependent nitrous-oxide reductase, whose protein sequence is MNAYIEKYGKSKLAWFGAGVLFTLILSLTVVNCGRAPSVAEVGGTAEAATSTYVAPGDTDEYYLFYSGGHSGNVYIAGVPSMRHISTIPVFAPYPATGYGFDAESKKMLGAYTWGDVHHPAISETKGDYDGRWLFVNDNANNRIARIDLRDFKTKQILGPVPNVSGFHGGSFATPNTEYILAASRFSVPLPKGSYAPIEDYATKYNGVVSGIKVDPQSGEMSVGFQVLTPPFNWDLGDAGKGPSEGWAFWTSYNTERAIGKLEVTSTQKDRDYIAAVNWKAAEKAVADGKADTLGGVKVIDPKKVEGIIYLIPCSKSPHGVDVSPDGKYFIGSGKLQSITTAYNVEKMLTAIQNKDFSGNEDGIPVLNYDKVKDAEVNVGLGPLHTQFDADGYAYTSLFVESAVAKWKLGSWEVADKIPVSYNIGHLCTAEGDTMHPAGKYLIALNKLSHGRHLSVGPSQPESSQLINIGGEKMKLIYDAFTEPEPHYAQMIKADKLKPIEVYAKESNKNPNAIWDVKDAKVERNGNNVTVKVVAVRSSFEPNKIEVNQGDKVTIYVTNIEQTTDELHGFGLGEYNINVVVDPGETKTIEFVADKPGVFPYYCTNFCSALHQEMQGYLLVKPGGAAAMAKTSK
- a CDS encoding Crp/Fnr family transcriptional regulator, whose amino-acid sequence is MTTDKVSALRRTLLFAELDEPGLISLAGRAVERRLKRGEILFMAGDDAAGLFVVVEGALRAYREGVDGREQIIHVERAGATIAELPVFDDKPYPSTVAAEEDSAVLFISKADVKSLCLTHPKIALTAVKLLAGRLRKCAELVEALSLREVDQRLARWLLAEARSRGQRFPDRLELNLVLTNQQIAAHIGSVREVVSRALARLQQNGLIEVDGRHIRIADETALAVFSQT
- a CDS encoding FAD-dependent oxidoreductase, which codes for MSAFKYKTIIPDVEFWKGMIPCQAACPVHTDAGRYVQLIAQGKYEDAYLTARSPNPLASICGRVCAAPCEDSCRRGKIDEPVSIRALKRFVAERYGVESMEPDAQDKLREAFSDAGNKVRGHLPILQASRKYVARGQKVAVIGAGPAGLAAAHDLALMGYKVTIFEASEQAGGMMVHGIPEFRLPRAVIDKEVEKIEQLGVEIRYRSPVTEDFGVAELRAQGYEAIFLSVGVQKGREMKIEGADLDGVIKAVDYLININNGYRVNLGKKVLVIGGGFVAFDAARMALRAGLEEQNGEAPAGEVHTAIDVARAALRAGATEVHMASLESFEEMPVMRTTQGKEEFEEAKKEGVKFHPQRGAKRFVGGNGKLTGVEFIGVKRTYDENGRFNPEYDLDFSETFAADSVILAIGQQADLSFLKSEDKVELTPQGTIQVDPATLATSAPGLFAGGDVAFGPRNLIEAVANGKRAALSIDDYLRGFDARAQVFNLDIERLPTRTYRMPEDYEKCERTVPPTISLDRRTGISEVETGYDEAEARRQAERCLSCHIQTIYDPQLCVMCNRCVDVCPEYCLKLVPVEELDLAPDVVNQIAEASGCQLGLPLSAMLKDDEKCIRCGLCAIRCPTDAMTMEVFYYEEHEVLVR
- a CDS encoding YwiC-like family protein encodes the protein MSLRSKLKLPKEHGAWAMVYVPFVLGVAVAGTVNLAVLLLLLATSALFISRESLLVWWRARKRGRQTQSATDSQRLLLIYLTVAALTGLPLMLVYKFYGLLLFGLLAAAMLVLNGWKATDFEDRTVQSELLAIAGMTMTAPAAYYVASGQWGPKTFWLWALSAAYFASSVFYVKLRVTGLHAKHPDDKQRARWQCVTYHGFLLVSLLALAITQSLSLFSLIAFAPVLARTAWSLGKPSNQLNLKQIGIAEIIYSLIFLVFTVVTLRVS
- a CDS encoding c-type cytochrome, with amino-acid sequence MFTKDAFKIFLLGAVVLVVTGFLYWDNYVPEWKGYQSQFHDLVAKRFGAARAAQLPEGLQQIWAKDLNRVDRCTTCHQGLEWKGLDSAPNPFKSHPKEILEKHPLNQFGCTACHGGQGYATDKNAAHGFAEFWEEPLLGKRLTDTYLVKDKKAMMQVNCNACHRYERETRGADFINLAKQLVHEKNCRACHQINGRGGVIGPDLTNVGDKSPEQYDYGRIAGKKSAFAWHVAHFQNPKSVSPDTVMPNFNFSTREAQALSLLVLSWRRTDLPARFIPGAQIVDRPTPEEIAKEKQMMEGEGALFVKKGCFICHSVTSLGIDSAAKIGPDLSDAVTDVQSRFGRTLEDFLRAPTGTMAVVLSTQIQLTDAEKQEVIGKLKIANQRKQEQQAQPAKAEQKAEPKK